One window from the genome of Nicotiana sylvestris chromosome 9, ASM39365v2, whole genome shotgun sequence encodes:
- the LOC104237267 gene encoding uncharacterized protein translates to MIAGLELANSLGAETIEAKCDSLQVVRQVNESYEVREDRKQRYLDKFQVVLHRFKEWPLVCVPREQNNEADALASLGSSVEEEDLLPGAVVQLSKSVIEEDHAEINSTSLTWYWRNKYIDYLKDGKLPEDPKDPRALRTKAARFSLDENKTLYRRTFDGPLAICLGPRDLDYVLQ, encoded by the coding sequence atgattgcaggtttagaactggccaaCAGCTTGGGAGCTGAGACCATCGAAGCAAAATGCGATTCACTCCAAGTAGTGAGACAAGTGAATGAGAGCTACGAGGTCCGAGAGGACAGGAAGCAGAGATACTTGGACAAATTCCAAGTCGTACTACATCGCTTCAAAGAATGGCCTTTGGTCTgtgtacctcgagagcagaacAACGAGGCTGATGCCCTCGCAAGCCTGGGATCATCTGTTGAGGAAGAAGACCTACTCCCCGGGGCTGTCGTCCAGCTATCTAAATCAGTAATTGAGGAAGATCATGCGGAGATTAATTCCACCAGTCTAACATGGTactggagaaataaatacattgattatttgAAAGACGGAAAATTACCCGAGGACCCAAAGGATCCtagggccctgcgaaccaaagcagcccgaTTCTCTCTAGATGAAAACAAGACTTTATATAGAAGAACTTTTGATGGCCCCCTAGCCATATGTTTGGGGCCGAGGGATTTAGATTATGTACTCCAGTAA